In Nitrospira sp., a single window of DNA contains:
- a CDS encoding phosphatase PAP2 family protein: protein MNGFDTTVLGFFNQFAQRSWAIDSLIMTISDSDALKGYLSLPLIWWAWFRVPHREDHRQTVLLTILAAFAAMAVARALQLVLPYRARPVHTAGLDFTLPYTMPADFLAGWSSFPSDHASLFFALAAGLWLVSPLVGAFAFLHAAVLVSLPRIYVGLHFPTDILSGACLGVTAVAVIWKWRAVFLKLVEPALAWSKTSPHLFYPAFFILTSELAHLFKDSRWLAESLWHMAKLSLAR from the coding sequence ATGAACGGATTCGACACGACCGTCTTAGGTTTCTTCAACCAGTTTGCCCAACGGTCCTGGGCCATCGACAGCCTGATCATGACGATCAGCGACAGCGATGCGCTGAAGGGGTATCTCTCGCTGCCGCTCATCTGGTGGGCCTGGTTTCGCGTCCCCCATCGTGAGGACCATCGACAAACCGTCCTCCTGACGATCCTCGCAGCCTTCGCGGCGATGGCAGTCGCCCGCGCACTTCAGCTCGTCCTCCCCTACCGCGCACGTCCGGTGCACACCGCAGGATTGGATTTCACCCTGCCCTACACCATGCCGGCCGATTTCCTGGCCGGGTGGAGTTCCTTTCCCAGCGACCATGCATCTCTGTTCTTTGCCCTTGCCGCCGGCCTTTGGTTGGTGTCCCCGCTGGTGGGCGCCTTCGCCTTTCTCCATGCAGCGGTGCTTGTGTCCCTCCCGAGAATTTATGTCGGTCTCCACTTTCCGACGGACATCCTGTCCGGCGCGTGCCTCGGTGTGACGGCCGTGGCCGTGATCTGGAAATGGCGTGCTGTCTTTTTGAAGCTCGTGGAACCGGCCCTGGCCTGGAGTAAAACCAGTCCGCACCTGTTTTACCCCGCTTTCTTCATCCTCACGTCCGAACTGGCCCATCTGTTCAAAGACAGCCGCTGGTTGGCGGAGAGTCTCTGGCACATGGCGAAACTGAGCCTGGCACGCTAA
- a CDS encoding AEC family transporter, whose protein sequence is MPATLQAFIAIFLLGALLRSSGLLGKIHAERLAFVVFSISLPATILVSLDRVVFAPTAWKLPLAACLVTLSMLFCSWPVARLLHLPRATQGGFLLGTACINSVYFAYPVVLATLGDKGLAQAILFDLGQTTLTLTVIYAVAVWHGAKSATARSAMRRFVSSPPLWALCLSLLLTLLERHLPGWLHDTLTPIHLTTTPLASLVLGLSISFSAVRRTWALALLGVGMRMIGGLLLGFAVAYGLDLSGMERAIVILVAAMPSAVTAVIFATDTGLDEDLVTSIVALSICVGVALLPWLPQLVFFLAG, encoded by the coding sequence ATGCCCGCCACCCTCCAAGCCTTCATCGCCATCTTCCTGCTCGGTGCGCTGCTCCGGTCATCCGGCCTGCTCGGGAAAATCCATGCGGAACGTCTGGCCTTCGTAGTTTTTTCGATCAGCCTGCCGGCCACAATATTGGTGTCGCTGGATCGAGTGGTCTTTGCCCCCACAGCCTGGAAGCTCCCGTTGGCCGCCTGCCTGGTGACCCTCTCGATGCTGTTCTGCTCCTGGCCGGTCGCCCGCCTGCTGCATCTACCCCGCGCCACACAAGGGGGATTTCTCCTCGGCACCGCCTGTATCAACTCTGTCTATTTCGCCTATCCCGTCGTCCTCGCAACTCTCGGCGACAAGGGACTGGCGCAGGCGATCCTGTTCGACCTGGGGCAAACCACCCTCACGCTCACGGTGATTTATGCAGTGGCGGTCTGGCACGGGGCGAAGAGCGCCACCGCCCGATCAGCCATGCGGCGGTTTGTGTCGTCTCCGCCGCTCTGGGCCCTCTGTCTCAGCCTGCTGCTCACCCTGCTTGAACGCCATCTTCCCGGCTGGCTCCACGACACACTCACCCCCATCCACCTCACCACGACACCCCTGGCAAGTCTGGTACTGGGCCTGTCGATCAGTTTCTCGGCCGTGCGCCGAACCTGGGCCCTGGCATTGCTGGGCGTGGGCATGCGGATGATCGGCGGATTGCTCCTCGGGTTTGCGGTCGCCTACGGGCTCGACCTTTCGGGCATGGAACGGGCGATCGTCATCCTCGTCGCCGCCATGCCGTCCGCCGTGACGGCGGTCATTTTCGCAACCGACACGGGATTGGACGAAGACCTCGTCACCTCGATTGTCGCCCTCTCGATCTGCGTCGGTGTGGCGTTGCTACCCTGGCTGCCGCAACTCGTCTTCTTCCTGGCGGGATAA
- a CDS encoding DUF4238 domain-containing protein has translation MNSPIQHHYVPQVYLSFFESSEKPGSVYFYRRGAGPRLVSTRKVAKERHLYSFTDKAGKLNTFVETALSKLESDVKPILVRLNAAKESISLSTDETSLLFTFISVQAARTPAFRKVIKQMSVNLAQMTLQQAVQNIDWLRDRLAEQNQSDITAEELQEFILDDSKYTIETDGDYYLLEQLRLQMEIHKAISIKNPVLLKSEESPFITSDFPVTLVKDPRAPSYYGAGFLTSTIYLPLGQHTCLLLVNPPVPECSDPSEMWVGLSKIPPSKVRWINKLMVLSAEKYLFASNYNQKIQKIFDATTNPERVEFSSPFTRARKNQ, from the coding sequence TTGAATAGCCCGATCCAGCATCATTACGTGCCACAGGTTTACCTCTCTTTTTTTGAAAGCTCGGAGAAGCCTGGCTCCGTCTATTTCTATCGGAGAGGCGCTGGGCCTCGGCTGGTAAGTACCAGAAAGGTTGCCAAAGAGAGGCATTTATATTCCTTTACTGACAAAGCAGGCAAACTGAATACATTTGTCGAGACCGCTCTTAGTAAATTGGAGAGCGATGTAAAACCCATATTGGTGAGACTAAACGCTGCAAAGGAAAGTATCTCCCTCTCCACAGATGAAACCAGTCTCTTGTTTACGTTTATTAGCGTTCAGGCTGCAAGGACACCCGCATTCAGGAAGGTGATCAAGCAAATGTCCGTGAATCTTGCACAAATGACTCTGCAACAAGCCGTACAGAATATTGATTGGCTTAGGGATAGGCTTGCCGAACAAAATCAATCGGATATTACTGCTGAAGAATTGCAAGAATTCATATTGGATGACAGCAAGTACACAATTGAAACGGATGGGGACTATTATCTCCTAGAACAATTGAGGTTGCAGATGGAGATTCATAAGGCCATCAGCATCAAGAATCCCGTCCTTCTCAAAAGTGAAGAATCGCCCTTTATCACGTCTGACTTTCCGGTAACCCTTGTTAAAGACCCGCGAGCACCATCCTACTATGGCGCTGGGTTTCTAACCTCGACGATATACCTACCCTTGGGGCAACATACCTGCCTGCTACTGGTTAATCCGCCTGTGCCTGAGTGCTCTGATCCCAGCGAAATGTGGGTTGGTTTATCGAAGATCCCTCCCAGCAAAGTCAGATGGATCAATAAGTTGATGGTACTCTCTGCGGAAAAGTATCTGTTTGCCAGCAATTATAATCAGAAGATACAAAAGATATTTGATGCGACTACGAATCCCGAACGAGTCGAATTTTCTAGTCCATTTACTCGAGCCAGGAAGAACCAGTGA
- a CDS encoding tetratricopeptide repeat protein has product MGRAGRIARGIMVLGSVLLVAACGDSFNDAYCEANNHRNQQTVEHLTNVLEQKRNQPGLYLARARCHYFLGAYAQALQDASEVIRRLPNKADAYLLRAKAGKMLGQIPQALQDYSAAIKFQPTAEAHYGRGLTYVREYQGKDREALEDFTAAIRLDPKHVGAHAFRAQIYSRHEQFQHALADSETVLKLDPTTPNAYCNVGFAHYALGHDAEGRKFLTTCYQKDPDPQTRGYYETEVNKVLYARKPKRNSGGNYVAEGGVKTPYDREMERQQNVYESLRNSGFNDRAEACRTDGSKC; this is encoded by the coding sequence ATGGGACGGGCCGGCCGGATCGCACGCGGAATCATGGTACTTGGCAGTGTCCTGCTGGTCGCCGCCTGCGGCGATTCCTTCAATGACGCGTATTGCGAAGCGAACAACCACCGCAATCAGCAAACCGTCGAACACCTCACCAACGTCCTCGAGCAAAAGCGCAATCAGCCCGGACTCTATCTCGCGCGTGCCCGCTGCCACTACTTTCTCGGCGCCTATGCACAAGCCCTACAAGACGCGTCGGAGGTCATTCGCCGTCTGCCCAATAAAGCCGATGCCTACCTCCTTCGCGCCAAGGCAGGGAAGATGCTCGGGCAGATTCCACAGGCGCTGCAAGACTACAGCGCTGCCATTAAATTCCAGCCGACCGCCGAAGCCCATTATGGCCGCGGATTGACCTATGTGCGGGAGTATCAGGGGAAGGATCGCGAAGCCCTGGAGGATTTCACCGCCGCCATTCGCCTGGATCCCAAACATGTCGGCGCCCATGCATTCCGCGCTCAGATCTACAGCCGCCACGAACAGTTTCAGCACGCACTGGCGGATTCGGAGACAGTGCTCAAGCTCGATCCCACCACCCCCAATGCCTACTGCAATGTCGGCTTTGCGCACTATGCGCTGGGGCATGACGCCGAGGGCCGCAAGTTTCTCACCACCTGCTACCAGAAAGATCCCGATCCCCAGACGCGCGGCTATTACGAAACGGAAGTGAATAAGGTGCTGTATGCGCGGAAGCCGAAGCGGAATTCCGGCGGAAATTACGTCGCTGAAGGTGGGGTGAAGACGCCCTACGATCGGGAAATGGAACGCCAGCAGAATGTGTACGAAAGCCTGCGCAATTCAGGCTTCAACGATCGGGCCGAGGCTTGTCGGACGGATGGGTCGAAATGTTGA
- a CDS encoding TCR/Tet family MFS transporter, which yields MAHPMTHPESSTQPRQAAVFFILVTVVLDMLSFGIIIPVLPKLVEEFLGGDTAQAAEIYGLMGTSWALMQFVCSPIQGALSDRFGRRPVVLLSNLGLGLDFILMALAPSLTWLFAGRVISGIASSSFSTAGAYIADVTPPDKRAAAFGMMGASFGLGFVLGPAVGGLLGAVDPRWPFWGAAATSLLNACYGFFVLPESLPLEKRAPFRWKRANPAGALILLRSHHELFGLATANFLMNLAHGVLPSVAVLYLGYRYGWGPSAVGFTLAAVGVCAMIVQGTLVRPITARLGERRTLITGLLCGATGFAIYGLAPTPLIYCLGIPVMAFWGLAGPSAQMFMTRRVSASEQGQLQGAIASLTGIAGLIGPMLFTQTFAAFIGPQADWHLPGAPYLLSTLLLLIGAGIAWRATRAV from the coding sequence ATGGCCCATCCCATGACGCACCCGGAGAGCTCAACACAACCGCGGCAAGCGGCGGTCTTCTTCATCCTTGTCACGGTCGTGCTCGACATGTTGTCGTTCGGGATCATCATTCCCGTCTTGCCGAAACTGGTCGAAGAGTTTCTCGGCGGCGATACCGCGCAGGCCGCGGAAATCTACGGCCTGATGGGCACGTCCTGGGCCTTGATGCAGTTTGTCTGTTCGCCGATTCAAGGCGCGCTGTCCGATCGCTTCGGGCGGCGTCCGGTCGTGCTCTTATCTAACCTGGGTCTCGGTCTCGATTTCATCCTCATGGCGCTGGCGCCCAGTCTCACCTGGCTCTTTGCAGGCCGGGTCATCTCCGGTATCGCGTCATCGAGTTTCAGCACGGCCGGTGCCTACATCGCCGACGTGACGCCGCCGGACAAACGCGCTGCTGCATTCGGCATGATGGGGGCCTCGTTCGGCCTCGGGTTTGTGTTGGGTCCTGCGGTGGGAGGGTTGCTGGGCGCCGTCGATCCCCGCTGGCCCTTTTGGGGCGCGGCGGCGACGAGTCTGCTCAACGCCTGTTACGGGTTCTTTGTGCTCCCGGAATCGCTCCCGCTGGAGAAGCGGGCGCCGTTCCGCTGGAAACGGGCCAATCCGGCCGGCGCGTTGATTCTGTTGCGCTCACATCATGAGCTGTTCGGTCTGGCGACGGCGAACTTCCTGATGAACCTGGCCCACGGGGTGTTGCCCAGTGTAGCGGTGCTGTATCTGGGGTATCGGTATGGCTGGGGGCCGTCGGCCGTGGGGTTCACGCTCGCAGCGGTCGGGGTCTGCGCCATGATTGTGCAGGGCACGCTGGTGAGGCCGATCACGGCGCGGCTGGGAGAGCGGCGCACGTTGATCACCGGGCTGCTGTGCGGGGCCACCGGTTTCGCCATCTATGGACTCGCGCCTACACCGCTCATCTATTGCTTAGGCATTCCGGTGATGGCGTTTTGGGGACTCGCCGGTCCGTCCGCGCAAATGTTTATGACGCGCCGCGTGAGTGCGTCCGAGCAGGGACAATTACAAGGCGCCATTGCCAGCCTGACCGGCATCGCCGGCTTGATCGGCCCCATGCTCTTCACGCAGACCTTCGCCGCGTTCATCGGCCCGCAGGCCGACTGGCACCTGCCGGGGGCGCCCTATCTGTTATCGACGCTGCTGTTGCTGATCGGGGCAGGCATCGCCTGGCGTGCGACCAGAGCCGTCTGA